In Microbacterium sp. AB, a single genomic region encodes these proteins:
- a CDS encoding FadR/GntR family transcriptional regulator: MAIGVHGGVHHDVLDDIGRRIASGDPRPGAVFTLARLESEYGASRTVVREAVRVLESIRMVASRRRVGITVLPREHWDAFDPQLIQWNLAGPFRQQQLESLMELRVSVEPMAARLAATRATPGQRAELLRLAETLGDLGGRGLGDTAPYLDADLAFHGTLLAASGNPLLTALETPVHEVLSGRTNLGMTPGTPVPGTLEDHLLTAQAIAAGDAEAAERHSRSHMRTVWNEIAGGPAADR; the protein is encoded by the coding sequence ATGGCCATCGGAGTGCACGGAGGAGTGCACCACGACGTGCTCGACGACATCGGTCGCCGCATCGCGTCGGGAGACCCGCGCCCGGGCGCCGTCTTCACGCTCGCACGGCTCGAGAGCGAGTACGGCGCCTCGCGGACCGTGGTGCGCGAGGCGGTGCGCGTGCTGGAGAGCATCCGGATGGTCGCATCGCGGAGACGGGTCGGCATCACCGTGCTGCCCCGAGAGCACTGGGACGCGTTCGACCCGCAGCTCATCCAGTGGAATCTCGCGGGACCCTTCCGTCAGCAGCAGCTCGAGTCCCTCATGGAGCTGCGCGTCTCCGTCGAGCCGATGGCGGCCCGGCTCGCGGCGACCCGCGCGACGCCCGGGCAGCGGGCGGAGCTGCTGCGACTCGCCGAGACGCTCGGAGATCTCGGCGGCCGCGGCCTCGGCGACACGGCACCGTATCTCGACGCCGACCTCGCCTTCCACGGGACGCTCCTCGCCGCGTCCGGCAACCCGCTGCTGACGGCGCTCGAGACGCCCGTGCACGAGGTCCTGAGCGGTCGCACGAACCTCGGGATGACGCCGGGGACCCCCGTCCCCGGGACGCTGGAGGACCATCTCCTGACGGCGCAGGCGATCGCCGCCGGCGACGCCGAGGCGGCCGAGCGCCACTCGCGCTCGCACATGCGGACGGTGTGGAACGAGATCGCCGGAGGCCCCGCGGCCGACCGCTGA